A genomic stretch from Leptotrichia sp. HSP-536 includes:
- a CDS encoding DUF6683 family protein encodes MKTKFMKKIFLLSVLTLGFGISGQAHADYSDMFKNEIMQELLNTTSSSQGKSYGKSSLTFTQDGSTDGLETLVATYPKSQQKEIRASLKQLYDSFPQVAHSVGIPTNDLSSAVAAVIAGAYMAYNNISLNDDYVKPMANQFKAHLENSGFFDGMSNREKKSMYDQMVMVGMTLAVGQSLNQSNPNSQTTAQLREAGKQILEAILKVDADRVRITAQGISY; translated from the coding sequence ATGAAAACAAAATTTATGAAAAAAATATTTCTTTTAAGTGTTTTAACACTAGGATTTGGAATTTCAGGACAAGCTCATGCTGATTACAGCGATATGTTTAAAAATGAAATAATGCAGGAACTTTTAAATACAACTTCATCTTCACAAGGTAAATCTTACGGAAAATCATCACTTACTTTCACACAGGACGGAAGTACCGATGGACTGGAAACATTGGTTGCAACTTATCCAAAAAGCCAGCAAAAGGAAATAAGGGCATCATTAAAACAGCTGTATGATTCTTTCCCACAGGTAGCCCATTCTGTAGGAATACCAACAAATGATCTGTCTTCAGCAGTAGCGGCTGTAATAGCAGGAGCATACATGGCATATAACAATATAAGTCTTAATGATGACTATGTGAAACCTATGGCAAATCAGTTCAAGGCTCATCTTGAAAATAGTGGATTTTTTGACGGAATGAGCAACAGGGAGAAAAAAAGTATGTACGACCAGATGGTTATGGTTGGAATGACTTTAGCTGTGGGACAGTCCTTAAATCAGAGCAATCCTAATTCACAGACTACAGCTCAATTAAGGGAGGCAGGAAAACAAATACTTGAAGCTATTTTAAAAGTAGATGCTGATAGAGTCCGTATAACAGCTCAAGGAATATCTTATTAA
- a CDS encoding TraX family protein, whose translation MNKKDIFSKGINSFTLHILAMTFMVADHLWNIFFPNQIWLNMLGRLSFPIFAFMLVEGFFRTKNRKKYLIRIFIFAAISEIPFNLFASLALKGEIMVFYPYNNVLWTFGIALCGMNLLEKTQKSENMNKIIKFFVKAAISILTIVIAHFARSDYLGYGIAIILIFYFFRGKDYKNIIFQAVLMVFLNVFIMPGLEFPFNFFGNEMFIKTQIFAIFSLPIIWLYNGKQGIHNKFTKYMFYFFYPLHLLLIVAIYVSFMIYLISLIGKNYGN comes from the coding sequence ATGAATAAAAAAGATATATTTTCTAAAGGGATAAATTCTTTTACACTACATATTCTGGCAATGACATTTATGGTGGCAGATCATCTGTGGAATATATTTTTTCCTAATCAGATATGGTTAAATATGCTTGGAAGACTTTCTTTTCCGATTTTTGCCTTTATGCTTGTGGAAGGTTTTTTTAGGACAAAAAATAGAAAAAAATATTTAATACGTATCTTTATTTTTGCAGCTATTTCGGAAATTCCATTTAATCTTTTTGCAAGTCTGGCATTAAAAGGAGAAATAATGGTATTTTATCCATATAACAATGTATTATGGACTTTCGGAATTGCCTTATGTGGAATGAATTTACTGGAAAAGACACAAAAATCAGAAAATATGAATAAAATAATAAAATTTTTTGTAAAAGCTGCCATAAGTATTTTAACCATCGTAATTGCACATTTTGCAAGAAGTGATTATTTAGGATATGGGATTGCAATTATTCTGATATTCTATTTTTTCAGGGGGAAAGATTACAAAAACATAATATTTCAGGCTGTATTAATGGTGTTTCTAAACGTATTTATTATGCCTGGACTTGAATTTCCGTTTAACTTTTTTGGAAATGAGATGTTTATAAAAACACAGATATTTGCGATATTTTCACTGCCGATAATATGGCTTTATAATGGGAAACAAGGTATTCATAACAAATTTACAAAATATATGTTTTATTTCTTTTATCCATTACACCTTTTACTAATAGTGGCGATTTATGTTTCTTTTATGATATATCTGATTTCTTTGATAGGTAAGAATTATGGAAATTAA
- a CDS encoding DUF6683 family protein codes for MKINLKKLFVTAVIGVGVFVSQPAQAFMGYWYDYNSDWIQQDIMRRTFENHNRVFGNNTNNDSSSGKSSSSKSTGSSKSKSSSSQTSSKPKPAKKAKITFKSDGSTRGLDYLVNNYPSKQRAEAKIYLKKMYDSFPQVAHSVGIPTNDLSSGMVAILAGAYMAYNNVSLNDSYMKPMAKQFKEALESVTEFDKMSDSDKKYIYDQMVIIGMTLAVNQSQNQQNPNAKVTAQLRNAGKEILEAFLGVNASKVKITSSGLSY; via the coding sequence ATGAAAATAAATTTGAAAAAACTATTTGTTACAGCAGTTATTGGAGTGGGAGTATTTGTATCGCAGCCTGCACAGGCATTTATGGGATACTGGTATGATTATAACAGTGACTGGATTCAGCAGGATATAATGAGAAGAACTTTTGAGAATCATAATAGAGTTTTTGGTAATAATACAAATAACGACAGTTCAAGTGGAAAAAGTTCAAGCTCTAAGAGTACAGGAAGCAGTAAAAGTAAATCATCATCATCCCAAACATCGTCTAAACCAAAACCGGCAAAAAAAGCCAAAATAACTTTTAAATCGGATGGAAGTACAAGAGGACTTGATTATCTTGTCAATAACTATCCGTCAAAACAGAGAGCGGAAGCAAAAATTTATCTAAAAAAAATGTATGATTCATTCCCTCAAGTAGCACATTCTGTAGGAATACCTACAAATGACCTGTCTTCAGGAATGGTTGCTATATTGGCTGGAGCATATATGGCTTATAACAATGTCAGTTTAAATGACAGTTATATGAAACCTATGGCAAAACAGTTTAAGGAAGCTCTAGAAAGTGTAACTGAGTTTGATAAAATGAGTGACAGTGATAAAAAGTATATTTATGACCAAATGGTAATAATAGGAATGACTTTAGCTGTGAATCAGTCTCAAAACCAGCAAAATCCAAATGCAAAAGTTACAGCTCAATTAAGAAATGCAGGGAAAGAAATACTTGAAGCTTTTCTTGGAGTAAATGCAAGTAAAGTAAAAATAACGTCATCAGGGCTTTCTTATTAA
- a CDS encoding DUF6683 family protein: MKINLRKLFVTAVIGTGLFISQPAQAFYYDMSDSFNYTNNVINSTRNYLLGSEVISHIKKGDYSSKKKSNSKKTTTKTTGSSATSTTAPKTTKANITFKSDGNTRGLDYFVNNYPSKQRGEARTYLKKIQDSFPQVARSVGIPTNDLSSGLAAAIAGAYMAYNNVSLNDDYMKPMQNHLKTVLQGVDDFDKMSDSDKEYIYDQMVIIGMTLTLNQYQNQQNPNAKVTAQLRNAGKQVLEGLLGVSASKVKITSSGLSF; this comes from the coding sequence ATGAAAATAAATTTGAGAAAACTATTTGTTACGGCAGTTATTGGGACAGGTTTATTTATATCACAGCCTGCACAGGCATTTTATTATGATATGTCAGACAGTTTTAACTATACAAACAATGTGATAAATAGTACAAGAAATTATTTACTTGGTAGTGAAGTAATAAGCCACATTAAAAAAGGAGATTATTCTTCAAAGAAAAAATCAAATTCTAAAAAAACAACTACAAAAACAACGGGAAGTTCAGCAACTTCAACTACAGCCCCAAAAACAACAAAAGCAAATATTACTTTTAAATCGGACGGAAATACAAGAGGACTTGATTATTTTGTTAATAACTATCCGTCAAAACAGAGAGGGGAAGCAAGAACATATCTGAAAAAAATTCAGGATTCTTTCCCGCAGGTAGCACGTTCAGTAGGAATACCTACAAATGACCTGTCTTCAGGACTGGCAGCTGCAATAGCAGGAGCATATATGGCATATAACAATGTAAGTCTGAATGATGATTATATGAAACCTATGCAAAATCACTTAAAAACAGTGCTTCAAGGTGTAGATGACTTTGATAAAATGAGTGACAGTGATAAAGAATATATATATGACCAAATGGTAATAATAGGAATGACTTTAACCCTAAATCAGTACCAAAATCAGCAAAACCCAAATGCAAAAGTTACCGCTCAGTTAAGAAATGCAGGTAAACAGGTGCTTGAGGGACTTCTTGGAGTAAGTGCAAGTAAAGTAAAAATAACATCATCAGGACTTTCTTTTTAA
- a CDS encoding amino acid decarboxylase, translating to MIKIKKLTGFMIFLLFGIIFISCGKPSKKDIIDKGYILEVGVSNEIDREFTEKIEHSPTYTVFEATEYKDSNIMVQNLKNGTVKAILSPMLSLGNSDYGYYPVYVDNKNYETVYLIYRKDIPDFLKNSFEKGDGFMLNNMEKYSKEKYKDRFSFFSNIEDFEKKIMANEWTLVNIAGLELKNSKISIKLDKENVVITGKNGKKYSGKYFLKNHRISFEIENLNNLLKKGSELSDSDKDFLYDLSNADVIMLMDNEQTLYIGVPESNLVFKKYQKINRK from the coding sequence ATGATAAAAATTAAAAAATTGACAGGATTTATGATTTTTCTACTTTTTGGAATAATATTTATTTCCTGTGGAAAACCTTCAAAAAAAGACATAATAGACAAGGGATATATATTAGAAGTAGGTGTATCCAATGAGATTGACAGGGAATTTACTGAAAAAATAGAGCATTCTCCCACTTATACTGTCTTTGAAGCAACTGAATATAAGGACAGTAATATTATGGTGCAGAATCTCAAAAATGGAACAGTTAAAGCAATCCTTTCGCCTATGCTGTCGTTAGGAAATTCTGATTACGGCTATTATCCTGTCTATGTGGATAACAAAAATTATGAAACTGTATATCTCATATACAGAAAGGATATTCCCGATTTTTTGAAAAACAGCTTTGAAAAAGGGGACGGCTTTATGTTAAATAATATGGAAAAATATTCTAAAGAAAAATATAAAGACAGATTTTCATTTTTTAGTAATATTGAAGATTTTGAGAAAAAAATAATGGCTAATGAATGGACACTTGTGAATATTGCAGGGCTTGAACTTAAAAATAGTAAAATTTCAATAAAACTTGATAAAGAAAATGTTGTCATAACAGGAAAAAACGGAAAAAAATATTCGGGAAAATATTTCTTAAAAAATCACAGGATTTCTTTTGAAATAGAAAATTTGAATAACCTTCTGAAAAAAGGGAGTGAACTGAGCGACAGTGATAAAGATTTTTTATACGATTTAAGTAATGCCGATGTAATAATGCTTATGGATAACGAGCAGACTCTCTATATTGGAGTTCCTGAGAGTAATCTTGTATTTAAAAAATATCAAAAAATAAATAGAAAGTAA
- a CDS encoding flagellar biosynthesis protein FliQ: MKKIFFGSLYFIHLLCFNILVLFFLAVLEVSVLSNLKMIRGIYSDNLILILLNIFLSYFYVKAGIGKKALIILTIIGVILKILIFLISYKYLVSSAGDEEFLPTYYAYFAIGLLDVIFLVGLGVNLLIGRRKQHDKN, from the coding sequence ATGAAAAAAATATTTTTTGGAAGCCTGTATTTTATTCATCTGCTCTGTTTTAATATTCTGGTACTATTTTTTCTGGCTGTATTAGAAGTATCAGTTTTAAGTAATTTGAAAATGATTAGAGGTATATACTCGGACAATCTTATATTAATTTTGCTTAATATATTTTTATCATATTTTTATGTAAAAGCAGGAATAGGAAAAAAGGCTTTGATAATTTTAACAATAATTGGTGTAATATTAAAAATACTAATATTTTTAATATCGTATAAATATTTAGTTTCATCAGCAGGAGATGAAGAATTTTTACCAACTTATTATGCTTATTTTGCCATAGGTTTATTGGATGTAATATTTCTTGTGGGGCTTGGTGTAAATTTATTGATAGGAAGGAGAAAACAGCATGATAAAAATTAA
- a CDS encoding DNA methyltransferase, with the protein MKKIIVILVFIFFNLSFSSEQIEKIMCYIPKELKTNSKARLIYEDTEKYKDEEIPADVANPEIVKTLKEKRLVVFQMRCKYDGDMYRYITASDYAVEYLTKQTINKEEGDYYLLELPTNKALAFQDMLFIGDFIDNSISTNDELFQILYMINVQFLEIRQQELEEEGLKVVY; encoded by the coding sequence ATGAAAAAAATTATTGTTATACTGGTATTTATATTTTTTAATTTAAGTTTTTCTTCGGAACAGATTGAAAAAATTATGTGCTATATTCCTAAAGAGCTAAAAACAAATAGTAAAGCAAGATTAATTTATGAAGATACAGAAAAATATAAAGACGAGGAAATACCAGCTGACGTAGCAAATCCTGAAATTGTTAAAACATTAAAAGAAAAAAGGCTTGTCGTATTTCAAATGAGATGTAAATATGATGGCGATATGTACCGTTATATAACAGCTTCAGACTATGCAGTCGAATATCTTACAAAACAGACAATAAATAAAGAAGAAGGAGACTATTATTTATTGGAGCTTCCGACGAATAAGGCACTTGCTTTTCAGGATATGTTATTTATTGGAGATTTTATAGATAACTCAATCAGCACAAATGATGAACTTTTTCAAATTCTCTATATGATAAATGTTCAGTTTCTGGAAATAAGACAGCAGGAACTGGAGGAAGAAGGATTGAAAGTAGTCTATTAA
- a CDS encoding CPBP family intramembrane glutamic endopeptidase: MEKNINKSKMEELGLLILNTACYSGLIITSAVILLTVLSSLLSKKIILADYSKQSFEVNELLKFLVFYPVGEELLLRGLMLHFLKKKTKYANLIQAIIFGILHLNPIKFIYTTISGIFLGNVRLKSNPIWWTILLHSTFNLVSIFLYKPFMITIEKIFHLQNMPIITLIIIFIPPLFIFDYTLKQLKNKFNYEKLYKA, encoded by the coding sequence ATGGAAAAAAATATTAATAAATCTAAGATGGAAGAATTGGGACTGCTGATATTGAATACAGCCTGCTACTCAGGATTAATTATCACATCTGCAGTAATTTTGCTTACCGTTTTAAGTTCTTTGTTATCAAAAAAGATAATTCTTGCTGATTATTCAAAACAGTCTTTTGAAGTTAATGAACTGCTTAAATTTCTAGTATTTTATCCTGTTGGGGAAGAACTTTTATTGAGAGGACTGATGCTTCATTTTTTAAAGAAAAAAACAAAATATGCTAATTTAATTCAAGCTATAATCTTCGGAATACTTCATTTGAATCCAATTAAATTTATATACACAACAATATCAGGTATCTTTTTAGGAAATGTGCGACTAAAATCCAACCCAATCTGGTGGACAATTTTACTGCATTCGACATTCAATCTTGTTTCGATATTTCTATACAAGCCTTTTATGATTACAATTGAAAAAATATTTCATCTTCAAAATATGCCGATAATAACATTAATTATCATATTTATTCCACCTTTATTCATATTTGATTATACTCTTAAACAGCTTAAAAATAAATTTAATTATGAAAAACTTTACAAAGCATAA
- a CDS encoding PepSY domain-containing protein has product MKKNFLKKLIIVFFITVIGVFANGNSAKKTKTVRVLNVDVKISIEQAKQLALNHSKVAKNTAKMTKIRLDKENRKFIYEIEFYTKQKKYKYNIDANTGKVLSYSEKERTSASTVIRDDGKIINTNGNDTEIKRTPKYIGIEKAKEIAVARITGAKKINVTNIQLDSEKGRKIYEGRIVYKNTEYKFDIDAITGEVIKWEVNEH; this is encoded by the coding sequence ATGAAAAAAAATTTTTTAAAAAAATTGATTATAGTGTTTTTCATCACAGTAATAGGAGTTTTTGCAAACGGAAATTCAGCTAAAAAGACTAAGACTGTAAGAGTTTTAAACGTTGATGTAAAAATTTCGATTGAACAGGCAAAACAGCTTGCATTGAATCACTCAAAAGTGGCAAAAAATACCGCAAAAATGACTAAAATTCGTTTAGATAAAGAAAACAGAAAATTTATTTATGAAATAGAATTTTATACAAAACAAAAAAAATATAAATATAATATTGATGCGAATACAGGAAAAGTGCTAAGTTACAGCGAAAAAGAACGGACATCAGCTTCAACAGTAATCAGAGATGACGGTAAGATTATTAATACAAATGGCAATGATACTGAAATAAAAAGAACGCCAAAATATATTGGAATCGAAAAAGCGAAAGAAATCGCAGTTGCACGAATTACTGGTGCGAAAAAAATCAATGTTACAAATATTCAGCTGGATAGTGAAAAAGGAAGAAAGATTTATGAAGGAAGAATTGTATATAAAAATACAGAGTATAAGTTCGACATTGATGCTATAACAGGTGAAGTAATAAAATGGGAAGTAAATGAACATTAG
- a CDS encoding sensor histidine kinase: MKMNKLSIKSKIAFWYIGLMISLVIIFLTTIIYISENLVRANAYKNLKSSVISAFDEIEVYDGELTIDNDFIIFNNNVHLSVYDDETGFIYGDIPLDFEYDETFSDKNDVRIIRHKNKKWYIFDNKKNFSGYGIIHIRGIAPATEVENVIETIVLISLIILPFFLIFSAISGYFITKKAFKPIEKIREAAEKINEGNDLTQRINIGEGNDEIYTLANTFDTMFDRLQNSFEREAQFTSDVSHELRTPVAIIISECEYGLENLTSIENAKDTISSVLDETKKMSKLISQLLTLSRMDRGNQKLNFEKINISEMTHLIADSQQYNADNKNIKIHPEIEEDIFIVGDEMMIMRIFVNLISNAINYGRENGNIWIKLTQDKDFAICKVIDDGIGIEKENIPKIWGRFYQVESSRTTENLGLGLSMVKWIIEAHKGEIYAESEIGKGSSFIFKLKKEGK; encoded by the coding sequence ATGAAAATGAATAAACTTTCTATAAAATCCAAAATAGCTTTCTGGTATATTGGTCTTATGATAAGTCTCGTAATCATATTTCTTACAACAATAATTTATATCAGTGAAAATCTTGTACGAGCAAATGCCTACAAAAATTTAAAAAGCTCTGTAATCTCAGCATTCGATGAAATTGAAGTTTACGATGGTGAACTTACGATTGACAATGATTTTATTATTTTTAACAATAATGTCCATTTGTCGGTTTATGATGATGAAACAGGATTTATTTATGGGGATATTCCGCTGGATTTTGAATATGATGAAACTTTTTCCGATAAAAATGATGTGAGAATTATAAGACATAAAAATAAAAAATGGTATATTTTTGACAATAAAAAGAATTTTTCAGGCTATGGCATTATTCATATTCGTGGAATTGCTCCTGCAACAGAAGTGGAAAATGTTATTGAAACAATTGTTTTGATTTCTTTGATTATATTACCGTTTTTCCTTATATTTTCGGCAATAAGTGGATACTTTATAACAAAAAAGGCATTTAAACCAATAGAAAAAATAAGGGAAGCAGCGGAAAAAATCAATGAGGGAAACGATTTGACACAAAGAATTAACATTGGAGAAGGAAATGATGAAATTTACACTTTGGCAAATACATTTGATACAATGTTTGACAGGCTGCAAAACTCCTTTGAAAGAGAAGCGCAGTTTACATCGGATGTTTCGCACGAGTTGCGGACACCTGTAGCAATTATTATTTCTGAATGTGAATACGGGCTTGAAAATCTAACTTCAATAGAAAATGCAAAAGATACAATTTCTTCTGTACTGGATGAAACTAAAAAAATGTCAAAATTAATCTCGCAGCTTCTAACTTTATCAAGGATGGACAGAGGAAATCAGAAACTTAATTTTGAAAAAATAAATATTAGTGAAATGACACATCTTATTGCCGACAGCCAGCAATACAATGCAGATAATAAAAATATAAAAATTCATCCTGAAATAGAGGAAGATATTTTTATTGTTGGCGATGAGATGATGATTATGAGAATCTTTGTAAATTTAATTTCAAATGCAATTAACTATGGTCGTGAAAACGGTAATATATGGATAAAATTAACGCAGGATAAAGATTTTGCAATATGTAAAGTTATTGATGACGGAATTGGTATTGAAAAAGAAAATATACCTAAAATCTGGGGACGGTTTTATCAGGTTGAAAGTTCCAGAACGACGGAAAATCTAGGACTCGGATTATCAATGGTAAAATGGATTATAGAAGCGCACAAAGGAGAAATTTATGCAGAAAGTGAAATTGGAAAAGGAAGTTCGTTTATATTTAAGTTGAAAAAGGAGGGAAAATGA
- a CDS encoding response regulator transcription factor, producing the protein MRLLVVEDEKKLNELITKKLEKEYYGVDSCFDGEEAVRYVEAAEYDAIILDIMLPKLDGFEVIKRIREKKNKVPILLLTARDNIDDKVKGLDYGADDYLVKPFIFEELMARIRVLLRRNSGNADNVITIANLKVDLDAKLVFRDDMLIKLSGREYSILEYLIRNKGKILPRERIENHIWNYEYEGGTNVIDVYIRYLRKKIDDSYTPKLIHTVRGLGYVLRVDNENE; encoded by the coding sequence ATGAGATTACTAGTTGTAGAAGATGAAAAGAAGTTAAACGAGCTTATTACAAAAAAGCTGGAAAAGGAATATTATGGAGTTGACAGCTGCTTTGACGGAGAGGAGGCGGTCAGATATGTGGAAGCGGCAGAATATGATGCGATAATTTTGGATATTATGCTTCCAAAGCTTGATGGATTTGAAGTGATTAAAAGAATAAGAGAAAAGAAAAATAAAGTTCCAATACTGCTTTTAACTGCAAGAGATAATATAGATGATAAAGTGAAAGGGCTAGATTACGGAGCAGATGATTATCTTGTGAAACCTTTTATTTTTGAAGAACTTATGGCTCGTATCCGTGTGCTGTTAAGACGTAATTCTGGAAATGCCGACAATGTAATTACAATAGCCAATCTTAAAGTCGATCTTGATGCCAAATTAGTTTTTAGGGATGACATGCTAATAAAACTGTCAGGCAGAGAATATTCGATTTTGGAATATTTGATACGGAATAAAGGAAAGATTTTACCAAGAGAAAGAATAGAGAATCATATATGGAATTATGAATATGAGGGCGGAACCAATGTTATAGATGTTTATATCAGATATTTGAGAAAAAAGATTGATGACAGCTATACTCCAAAACTCATTCACACAGTTCGTGGACTGGGCTATGTCCTGAGGGTTGATAATGAAAATGAATAA
- a CDS encoding DUF2628 domain-containing protein, translated as MKQINGKRAILENGVLRKEVKFGFSWEAFFLGFIYPLIKGDYMVAGISFVVISVASMIFFPLIFVLSMVFGFIYNKMYVRMLIKQGWHPFTEEDAQVLRMNGILFNDRNNSYENNRERMAKEVEYYEMQPSEKTEVIEFKKSDSGNDFYDMSNNNMDNMNTDNFHNGNPNVPKMNYKNRTIQKFVARSIGGGLVSLVLGVFTANVILILLGAGLTGGGTFLAVKNKDKIKWK; from the coding sequence ATGAAACAGATAAATGGAAAAAGAGCAATTTTGGAAAATGGTGTTTTAAGAAAAGAAGTTAAGTTTGGATTTTCATGGGAAGCATTTTTTCTAGGATTTATATATCCTTTAATTAAAGGGGATTATATGGTGGCTGGAATTTCTTTTGTCGTAATTAGTGTGGCAAGTATGATATTTTTCCCATTGATATTTGTTCTATCAATGGTATTCGGTTTTATATACAATAAAATGTATGTTAGAATGCTGATTAAACAAGGATGGCATCCGTTTACAGAAGAAGATGCACAGGTTCTGAGAATGAATGGAATTCTTTTTAATGACAGAAATAATTCCTATGAAAATAATAGGGAAAGAATGGCAAAAGAAGTTGAGTATTACGAGATGCAGCCGTCAGAAAAAACTGAAGTTATTGAATTTAAGAAAAGTGACAGTGGTAATGATTTTTATGATATGAGTAATAACAATATGGACAATATGAATACTGACAATTTTCACAATGGTAATCCAAATGTTCCGAAAATGAATTATAAAAACCGTACGATTCAGAAATTCGTTGCAAGATCAATTGGTGGAGGGCTTGTTTCGCTTGTTTTAGGAGTTTTCACAGCAAATGTTATTTTAATTCTTTTGGGAGCGGGACTGACAGGCGGAGGAACATTTTTGGCGGTAAAGAATAAGGATAAGATAAAATGGAAATAA
- a CDS encoding transketolase family protein, producing the protein MEKKSTRVAYGEALVKLGKMNEDIVVLEADLSKSTMTAYFQKEFPERHINVGIAEADMIATAAGIATTGKITFTSTFAHFAAGRAFDQIRNSVAYPQLNVKICPTHAGISLGEDGGSHQSVEDMALMRAIPGMVVLSPADAVETEKMIFAVAEYEGPVYVRLGRLNIPVLFDENYKFEIGKAVTLREGNDVAILATGLMVSEALEAAKLLEEKGIKARVINVSTIKPLDTETILKAAKECKFIVTSEEHSVIGGLGSAVSEYLSEVHPTKVIKHGIQDVFGQSADGETMLTNYGLRAKDIAEIVLKNL; encoded by the coding sequence ATGGAAAAAAAATCAACTAGAGTGGCTTACGGAGAAGCGTTAGTTAAATTGGGAAAAATGAATGAGGACATAGTAGTATTAGAAGCAGATTTGTCAAAATCAACAATGACTGCGTATTTTCAAAAGGAATTTCCAGAAAGACATATAAACGTCGGGATTGCGGAAGCTGATATGATTGCAACAGCGGCAGGGATTGCAACAACTGGGAAAATAACGTTTACTTCTACATTTGCACATTTTGCCGCAGGTCGTGCTTTTGATCAAATCAGAAATTCAGTAGCATATCCACAATTAAATGTAAAAATTTGCCCAACTCACGCAGGAATTTCGCTGGGAGAAGATGGAGGTTCACACCAGTCAGTTGAAGATATGGCTTTAATGCGTGCAATTCCAGGAATGGTCGTATTATCTCCAGCAGATGCGGTTGAAACGGAAAAAATGATTTTTGCTGTAGCTGAATATGAAGGGCCTGTTTATGTAAGATTGGGAAGATTGAATATTCCAGTATTATTTGATGAAAATTATAAGTTTGAAATAGGAAAAGCAGTGACTTTGAGAGAAGGAAATGATGTGGCAATTTTAGCAACAGGACTTATGGTTTCAGAAGCCCTTGAGGCTGCAAAATTATTGGAAGAAAAAGGGATAAAGGCAAGAGTAATTAATGTTTCTACAATAAAGCCGCTAGATACAGAAACAATTCTAAAAGCTGCAAAAGAATGTAAATTTATTGTAACGAGTGAGGAACATTCAGTAATTGGAGGACTTGGAAGTGCAGTTTCAGAATATTTATCAGAAGTTCATCCAACAAAAGTGATAAAACATGGAATACAGGATGTTTTTGGGCAAAGTGCAGATGGAGAAACAATGCTTACGAATTACGGACTTAGAGCGAAGGATATTGCAGAAATCGTTTTGAAAAATCTATAA
- a CDS encoding transketolase, with protein sequence MKIEDLQKKAKTLRKDIIEMIYRAKSGHPGGSLSIADILAVLYWKEMNVDPENPKMENRDRLVLSKGHAAPALYAALIEKGFLGDEGKNLIPTLRRWHSPLQGHPDMKKLAGVEMSTGSLGQGLSAANGMALSAKIYNNDFRVYTILGDGELQEGQVWEAVMTAAHYKLDNLVAIVDYNNLQIDGKVSDVMDVAPIGEKFKAFNWSVIEIDGHNYEEIINALDTAKTVKGKPTVIVANTAKGKGVSFMENNPGFHGMAPNEEEYKKAMEELKED encoded by the coding sequence ATGAAAATTGAAGATTTGCAAAAAAAGGCAAAAACATTGAGAAAAGACATTATTGAAATGATTTACAGGGCAAAATCAGGACATCCAGGAGGTTCACTTTCGATTGCTGATATTTTGGCTGTGCTTTACTGGAAGGAAATGAATGTTGATCCAGAAAATCCAAAAATGGAAAACAGAGATAGATTAGTACTTAGTAAAGGGCATGCGGCACCTGCACTTTATGCTGCTTTAATTGAAAAGGGCTTTTTAGGCGATGAAGGGAAAAATTTGATTCCAACACTAAGAAGATGGCACTCTCCACTTCAAGGGCATCCTGATATGAAAAAACTGGCTGGAGTCGAAATGTCAACAGGTTCACTTGGACAAGGATTATCTGCAGCAAATGGAATGGCTTTGAGTGCAAAAATTTACAATAACGATTTTAGAGTCTATACAATTTTAGGAGATGGAGAATTACAGGAAGGGCAAGTTTGGGAAGCAGTTATGACAGCAGCACATTACAAACTTGACAATCTTGTAGCAATAGTTGATTATAACAACTTACAGATTGACGGGAAAGTTTCAGATGTAATGGATGTCGCTCCGATTGGAGAAAAATTTAAGGCATTTAACTGGAGTGTAATTGAAATTGACGGTCATAATTATGAAGAGATTATAAATGCTCTTGATACAGCAAAAACTGTAAAAGGAAAACCAACAGTTATTGTTGCAAATACTGCAAAAGGTAAAGGTGTTTCATTTATGGAGAATAATCCTGGATTTCATGGAATGGCTCCGAATGAGGAAGAATACAAGAAGGCAATGGAAGAATTGAAGGAAGATTAG